Within the Pangasianodon hypophthalmus isolate fPanHyp1 chromosome 19, fPanHyp1.pri, whole genome shotgun sequence genome, the region ATCTGCAAGCACACAGTAATACTTAAAATGGACTTAAGACAAGTCATATTGCTCCCTCGGAATTtgaaacaattaaaattaaaagcatgCTATACAATTCCAGGAGTATGCCTCCCATTTATGATGTTCAGGTGACTAAATTTGGAAGTCTCTCTGCGTCAGCATATCTGGGGAGACGTTCCCTGTCTGCTTTCATGGAAAAATAATAGCATTATTTCCATTGCCTCAGTGACTTTCAAAGCTCTGACAGTATCAGGCAGATGAGAGGTACACAAATACAGTAGCATCAAGCTGATTATAGGAAAGCGTTCTGCCATCTGAAAGTGTGAACGTGTCATTTGTGTAGACACACTTATCTGCATGGTTAAGGGAGGGTATTGTAGGAGATCTGTCTGGATACCAAAGGGACATCGGGTTGCCATCTGTAGCAAGCAGCATGAAGCCGAGACACACTCCAGTGATTGATTCACACATACCCACGCAGACAAGCTCACAGGGGTAGACGTGAGATATTCCATTTCACACATTTACGTTTTGTCATTTCCTTATTTTATGAACTGCTAGTGAAGTGCTGTTCTGTTTTTAACCACTAGAGGGAGCTCACTGGACACTTTCAGAGACATCCCTCATTTTCAGGTTGCCTTACCATAAATGACTGAGTATCTCTCCTAAGAAGTTTTACTAAGCACTAAGCTTTAACCCAAATCTCTTTGTTCTGaccaggcctgtgtgtgtgttttgttttgcagattGTGATAAGCTGAGGAAGGATGGCTTCCGCAGTTCCCAGTACTACTCCCAGGGCCCCACCTTCTCAGGCTCAGTCCACTCCCGCAGCAGCCAACTGGAGGATGAGGATGACGATGATGTTGATGATAAGGTGAGACACTGTGGCTCATGCAAACACCATCAGCTCTGAACACTGTAAGACTGAATAGTCACAATGTCATGTTTGTAATTGATTGTCAGGAAAAGCTTGAGCGGCACGCATGGGAATGCATGAAACTATTGTAGAGTTTCTCAGCACCTAATTCATCTTCTAAAAAGTGTGTTTCGAGTGTTTCAAACAAAAGTGAAGTAATTATGTCTTTAGGAGGAACAAGGTTTTAAAAGATCATtattgtggcatgtgcaaaagaTCCTCTTCAGATAAACACGTTGCTACTTCAGTGACATAATTCTTATAATATAAGGATATAAGAATTGCGTTGGGGTGAGACTAGACTGCAGTGAACGTTACAGACTTCTTTCAGTCCAGTGTCTATAACTTGCGCCACAAAGTTCATTGTTGTCTCAGTGTGACGAAGGTGGCTGCACATGAAGGTACAAATAGCCAGTGTGAAAAAGTGGACTATCTGTGGTTCATTCTCCAGTGGtctcatcttggtttcattctCCTTCCAtacttttgtctgttttctctctctctctttgtgctttATTAGAGTTGTCAGCCATGTGTTGCTGTTTTGTGCACGCTGGGCCTCTGGAGACACACCACACCTGTTACTCTCAGCTTAGAGCAGAGAAAGTGCATTAGTCTTATTTACTGGGAACGTAATGAGATAATGTGGCTGTGGATGCAAAATTAATGGGAAGTTATAAAGATGGGTAGCCCGCAAGCTCTTTCATGCGTATATTAATCGCATCTATTATAAAACCTGATTAGATTATTAGCCTGTTTTGAGTGACTGTTAGTTGTTTATtgtcctctctctgtttttttttaactatttcaTACACAATACACTTGGAGGCAAATCTTCCAGAATTGTTGTAGTGGCCTTCCGCTTCCTCCCTAGTCTTTGCCCCTGTAACCGCTGACCCGTGGTCCTGTCGTTTGCCACCCTGAGATGGTGCTCAAGTAATGTGGATACTCTATCACTTATTCATACTCATTCCTAATCATTTAATTGCTCTCAGGATCATTGTGGTCATGTCACTCATAGCTTAGTTGTGCTCTGATTCAGAATTCACAATGCTGGAACAGTTTTCCTGCCTGAGTGAATGTCTCACTTTTCCCCTGTTTCctcatctttgtgtgtgtatctgtgtgtgtgtgcacgcatttgTCTGTTTTCACAAACTTGACTGTGTTCGTGTGTTCAATTGGCCGTGAAACTGCTCTGTGTACTCATAGACCTTCAAAAGGTCAGGAGCACCATAAAGCACCTCTGACTGAAGCTGAGTGGTTGGCACTGATGAAAGGAGGAAAATGCTGTTCAGGAGCCATCTAGTGCTTGTTCCCACAGTTTCTATTATATCATTTATCTCCATTAGAAGTTCAGGAAGGTTATCTGGTCTAAAACCTTTCACCTGACTCTTACCTCTTCCTTTTACTTTTCTTCCAGTCGACTGCCTCCTCTGCAGAAGAGGACAAGAGCTCCAGTGCAATGAGGGCGCACACTGCACTAAAGGCTGAGGGGGCTGAGGTGGATGGGCAGGAGTCATGCTTCACACCCTTACCCACTCCTGAAGAAAAGATGAGACAACAAGCTCAGGCCATTCTGACCGACATTGTCCCCATCAATGTCACAGGTGGGAACCACATCATAATACCTGTCAAAtagaggtgccaatatttaccGTTGTGGCCTCGGCTGTAATCAGTTTATATAGCATTAGACAGTGGGGTGTGGTAAAGGATCAGACCACAGTGAGTTCTTGAGCTTTCCTTTTTAGGATAAATTTATCTTACtgttaaattaatatttcacagtTATCACTATTTTCGGTGTGTCAGCACAACAGGTGGGTCTCTGTATGTCTGCATGCACTAACATATTAACACCTGAATACTTTGGTAATACATGGAGTCTTTATATaaatttctttctctgtttccttGTTTACCACACTGACCTTTTCCACACAGGTTATCTGTTTAACTGagctctcattctctttctgaTCTCTAGAATGAGGTCAAAGATCAAGCATTAATCCAGCCATGTACACATCAcattcatgtacacacacatgcagagttGCTGGATGTCTAAGCTATATGAAAATGCTGCGGTGTTCTCTGGCTCAGTCTATCAGCAGTACAGCACTGCAGTGATGTTGAGTTGAACAAATTGCTGCCTTTGAATTTCATCAGTGATTAATTCAAAAGGTCACTTAACTGAGAgttgaaaaacatttgaaagaCTTCAGAGGCTGTAGAAAGTGGTGCATGATGCAAGTCTTCTAAATaacagtaacactttacattaaatattctAAGACAACAAATGGAAAGTCTGAACTTCTTGCATAGACACACAACTGTGCTGAATCACAAGATGATGAAGACCCATATAATTAATCGTATAGTAACTCAAATCAGAGAAACCAGTAGCAAAAACAAGTATGGAGATCcatatctctgtatctctgtactACTAATTGATTGGTGACGTCCTGCTGAGAGCCACAACTACGAAGCCCGGAATCTTGTGGTGGATATTTAGGAAAGGCTTGTTTTATCAGAAATGGTGATTTTTGAGGGTCCCTTTATGTACACATGTACAATAATGGTAACCATGACTATAAAGTAGATTTTGTTCAGATGTTTTGCATCCTCAGAAAGTCCACAAATCTAACAGTGGTAGAACAAGAGATATAGTTTAAGGAGCACTCATAAGAAAATTCTGTACATTGGTCTAAAGGCTTTAAATTATTGTGCATATAATATTGTGCATATGAGTAATTTTATTTAGAGAgatggaaaatgatcaacagtTAATATTACAAGTAAATTCTtgctactctttttttttcccaaaaaaataaacagatgaaatgagctttgattttaattatatttgtcCAGGCGTGACATTAGATTCCAAGAAGTGCTTCCTTTCTTGTAATAAAGACTTATGTTGTAGTTCCTCATCACAGTTTACAGTTGTATAATCAGCTTCGCTTGATAGTGGATAGTGGTTTCCTTCCGGGGTTTTTTTCCAAGTTGTCTTGTGCACTGTATGTTTTCATTTATGCATATATGTATACTCTGCATGAACAATGCATGCTCGTCACTAACTGCCTGTCTGCTCTCCACACCTGCCCTCCTCACCTGGTCTCCAGGGGAGACATTTGACCGTCAGGCCAGCGTCCGTCGCTCCCTAATAAACACAGATACTCTGGCCCGTCGGCCCAAGAAGGTCAAACGGAGAAAGACTATATCAGGTTTGCCTGACAACGTTCAGCAGGAACTAGGTATGGTATGGCTCTGCCAGCTTCCACCGTTGCTGCTCCTGCCTTGCCTGCCATCATCTAGACTTCAtattgtagtatagtatagtgccCAGTGTCAAACTCTTACTAGTCCTTCATAATCTTTGCCAATGTGCAATCTTTTTGgttctttacttttttgttctgtttcagaACAATCAAATCAGAGTCTGATTTGAGCATACACCCTCTTTCCCGAGTCCAGCTCCATGTAGTACTTTTTACATGACATTCCCATCACATGCAAGCAGCTTCTAGTGCTTTGCTTTATTGCTTTTATCTTCTCCCTTTACACGGTCTGCATTCTTCATTAGAACATTAGTGTTGGCCCAACTTTGTTTGAACTGTGCAATGCAATCTTTACTCCTGGATCCCTGTTTTTCCTGTTACATAACCTTAGCATTCAGCACCTGCTTTCATATCTAATCAGTTTTCAGTCTGTCCGCTGGGTCATGACCCTAGTTTCACCAAAGCTTGTGTCATGGATATGTATTCAAGTGCTAATATTTGGTCTCAGTAGTGAAAATGACATACTAAATTGTGTAATTTAGCCCACTGGAGCCGCAGTTAGATCCCTTTTCCAGATTTATCTGGCAGACCACCTCATTTCTGTGGTAGTGTAATAGATGGGAAGGGGTGGTCAACCAGGACCCTATAGACGTGGGACTTGGGGCAAAAGGAAAGGCTTCTGGGCACTTATTTAGTGTTTTAACACCATGGGTACACAtaaatttgtatgtatttataaacATGAAACTGTTACTGCTTTTAACACAATTTCTCCCCATGTACATGCTGGATTTTGCATTGAGAATGACAAACCCCTTTATCTAATTCTTTGTTTTCATGTACTCAGCTATGGGTGTCAGCTTTAACCATCCTAACCTTTGGGCAGAAGGGTGTGATCCTGGTTATTAATCCACAGTGAATCTGGTTTAATTcccatttcagtgtttatttatgcTGTGCCAATTATCTGCAGATAAAAGTTAATGTTCAAGTAACCGGtggagttactgtctgtgacaatgttttatatatatataatatatatataatatatatatatatttatatatatgtatttttttttattgtgtgtgggtgtgagagataGGGAGAAAATCTGTGCTGCTATTTGAGTCGCCCATCCCACATCTTAATGGTCATCTTCTTGGTTCTGATCCGAGACAGATTCACATTCAGTCATGCACTCTCAGGGCTAGGCAATGTTACGGTAGTCTGCCTCCAGGCTATCAGTTCTAATCAAAGTTTCCAGATATTATTAACATGTCAGATGTGGGTGCGGCTAATCAAATTAATTAGTCCTTTTAATAGACAAGCTTCAGTCCAATTGACAGCAGATGTCAGGAAGGGGCAAAGTGGAGGAAGGGGGGAAGGGAACAGCTGTAGCAATGCTCCTGAATGTCTCTCATTACTGTTTTGCTCCACTGCAGTTAAAGGACGAGGAGGGGAGCTCCGACCACAGTCCATGTTTATTCCTGGGCAGTTTTCAACACTGGAACGTTCTGGCAGTGTGAGTTCTACGCTGAGGCGCTCCGTGACAAGGGATTCCGGCTGCCAGACAGAGGAGGTAAAAATTGTTCCACCATCTGTAAGGAGGATCCGAGCTCAGAGAGGCCAAGGAATTGCTGCTCAGATGGCTGGCATGTCAACATCAGCCTCCAATATATCCACAGTTCCAAACGACCATTCCCCTGGATCCCCTGTGCATGCCATGGCTCCTCGATTTAATGGTGATCCACAGCGCTTCCACAGCTTGCCACGGGGTGCCCGAGTTTCTTTGAATGCAGAACTCCTGAACAGCAGTACTTCATGTAGGCCAGAGGATAGTGCTGTACCAGCACCGCGGCAGATTGGAAAGCTCCAAGTTGATGAGACTGCAGTTCATATGAGGAACGCCCCTAGGATTAGCACTTCAGCCCGCCCAAAATCCCAGGAGGTGAGGGGATCACATGGGGACTGGGGGACTGCCTGTGTGGTTTCTCCTCATGCAGCATACTCAACATCACTCATCCCCAATGCAACATTGTCATGTTCGGCTGAGGTAATTGCCCTTCACTCTACATCTAGCCAAGGGCAGCAACTGCATGCAAGGCCTCTCAGGATATCCTCAAGTGTCAATGGAGAAAGCTCTACCAGTGTGGCCACCAGTGCTGAGACAGGAGACACAGACATGCAGGAAGCTGGTCAGTCAGATAGCAGCTTAAATAGCCACAGTACAATAGCTGCAGGAACAGCATCATCAGATGAGCAGTGGATTTATGACACCCCTGAGAATGTGTTGCCCAGAAGACCACTCACTTCCAGCTGCTCCACTCCTATCAATCATCTCTACAACAGCTTGGAGCGCTCCTCTAAAGGTACAGACTCTAGTTCACTCTACTCCATGGACAATGATGGTTACTACACCTCCATGCATTTGGACTCAGGTCTGAGGCCAAAAGGAAATAGCATTGCAGGCAGGGCGGCACGGCATAGTATGTATGAGTGCATAGGCCAGCCAGGAGACCGTAGCAGCATTTACAGTAATCAGTCACTGTCCCGATCTATTTCCCTTCGTAAGTCTAAGAAGCCACCCCTCCCTCCAGCACGTACAGACTCACTACAGCGTAAGCCTAAGAATAACAATGGTGTTAATGCTAGCAATGGGTCAATTCTTAACGAGTCCCTCATTGCTACACTTCAGCAGTCACTGCAGAATGGGTTGAAAGGGAAAGGGTCTTTGACCTCACCATCTCAAAGCCCCTGCAGTGACTATGAAGACCCTTGGATGTTGCGGCCTAGGAGCCAGAGTAGCTTAAGTGCAGGCAGTAGCAGTGTGTCAGCTGCAGGGATGGCTAATGTGTATTCCATCTGTCATGTCACACCGTCACACAGTGACACCAGCAGCCTGCGTTCTGACTACGCAGAGTCTTGGGGCTATTACATGGATTACCCTCGTCTGCATAGTGATCAGGCACAGTCACCAGCACATACCAACACAGTGTCTAATGGAGGACAGCCAGGTATAATGACAAATGGACAACATATCCACAGTGATATTCAGACAACCCTTCCTCCTGCTGAGGGGAATATGTCAGCAAAGCCTCAGGTAAACACATCCTCACCAGACAGGGTGCATCGGTTAACCTCCCCTTCAAGTGGATATTCAAGTCAGTCCAACACCCCAACAGCTGGTACTCCTGTTCCCTCTTTCATGAGGTCCATGTCACCTTCTGGCTGTAAGCCCAAGCCACGTGTGCCTGAAAGGAAGTCATCTTTGCTCTCCTCTGTGTCCATCTCCTCTTCTTCAACATCTTTATCCTCTAACACTTCAGATTCTGTTAGGAACAACATCCCCCCTCTACCTCCACCACTGCCTCATTCATCAGTGTCCCTTTCACCACTCACCCCTGAATCTTTTGCTCCACCTCTTCCTCCCTGCAGTCCTGTGTACACTCCAAGTCAAACCTTTCCACCTGCTCCTCCTTTACCTAGCACCCCACAGCATGAAGTATCCTTGAGCCCCCTCTCCATAAATTCCTCTCCAGAGtttccccctcctcctcctccagagGTGTTGAATGACCACAGCATGCTACATAATGGATCCTTTAGCCCCACTCTTCATCCACCCCtgcctccaccacctccactgCTTCCTCCCACTGTAACTGCTCATATGCCCCCACAACCCCCATCATTGCCCACCTTGACTCCAATTATACCTTCCTCTGCAAGCCTAAAGGGAATTAAAGATAGACTCAAACCAGTAAACTCTGAGAGAAGGTCAATTTCCGTTCACTCTGAAGAGTTTGGCAAGTCTGCCATGCCACTAATAACCCCATTTGCCCTCCAAAGTGTGCAGCTTCGGTCAGTCAAACAACTAGAGAATAGTGAAGACAGCAGTAAATCTCAAGAGGTGGAAACTGAACAGATTTCAGCTAAGCCTGGCACAACAGAGAATTTTAAACAGTTAGAGCACCTGACTGTCTTGCCCCTGGCTTCTTGCTCTACTCCTGAAATAAATGGAACATCTCCATCGACAGAGAATATAATCAGCAAAGACAAAAACCAAGGAGAGATACCACTTTATCAGACAAAATCAGGAGAAGAACTGCCCTATGAAGCTACTACTTACCCTTCAAGTGACTTCATAAGCCATACCCTAGCTAAAGCTGAGTTGGATGGTTTGGAGAGGGAGGAGAAAACACCACAAAACACCACACCCAAGAAAAAACCTCCTGTGTTCTCCAAGAAGCCCAAATTTCCCCTTGTCTCTGCAGTTGAACCTGAGCTTATTGTAGAGGACAAGCAGACACTAGCCAATG harbors:
- the nhsl1b gene encoding NHS-like protein 1 isoform X1, whose protein sequence is MPFHERTVEPRRLCRLKEDAGAPGAVLFASLDEVSSRALVVLLRQLSDVSRHASDIFRGVELQTALVFQRSSRIQQRLDSLHTAVSQLSAKQVKVPVSNLDEESKWTVHYTAPWHQQENVFLPASRPACVEELHRQAKVNLKTALRDCDKLRKDGFRSSQYYSQGPTFSGSVHSRSSQLEDEDDDDVDDKSTASSAEEDKSSSAMRAHTALKAEGAEVDGQESCFTPLPTPEEKMRQQAQAILTDIVPINVTGETFDRQASVRRSLINTDTLARRPKKVKRRKTISGLPDNVQQELVKGRGGELRPQSMFIPGQFSTLERSGSVSSTLRRSVTRDSGCQTEEVKIVPPSVRRIRAQRGQGIAAQMAGMSTSASNISTVPNDHSPGSPVHAMAPRFNGDPQRFHSLPRGARVSLNAELLNSSTSCRPEDSAVPAPRQIGKLQVDETAVHMRNAPRISTSARPKSQEVRGSHGDWGTACVVSPHAAYSTSLIPNATLSCSAEVIALHSTSSQGQQLHARPLRISSSVNGESSTSVATSAETGDTDMQEAGQSDSSLNSHSTIAAGTASSDEQWIYDTPENVLPRRPLTSSCSTPINHLYNSLERSSKGTDSSSLYSMDNDGYYTSMHLDSGLRPKGNSIAGRAARHSMYECIGQPGDRSSIYSNQSLSRSISLRKSKKPPLPPARTDSLQRKPKNNNGVNASNGSILNESLIATLQQSLQNGLKGKGSLTSPSQSPCSDYEDPWMLRPRSQSSLSAGSSSVSAAGMANVYSICHVTPSHSDTSSLRSDYAESWGYYMDYPRLHSDQAQSPAHTNTVSNGGQPGIMTNGQHIHSDIQTTLPPAEGNMSAKPQVNTSSPDRVHRLTSPSSGYSSQSNTPTAGTPVPSFMRSMSPSGCKPKPRVPERKSSLLSSVSISSSSTSLSSNTSDSVRNNIPPLPPPLPHSSVSLSPLTPESFAPPLPPCSPVYTPSQTFPPAPPLPSTPQHEVSLSPLSINSSPEFPPPPPPEVLNDHSMLHNGSFSPTLHPPLPPPPPLLPPTVTAHMPPQPPSLPTLTPIIPSSASLKGIKDRLKPVNSERRSISVHSEEFGKSAMPLITPFALQSVQLRSVKQLENSEDSSKSQEVETEQISAKPGTTENFKQLEHLTVLPLASCSTPEINGTSPSTENIISKDKNQGEIPLYQTKSGEELPYEATTYPSSDFISHTLAKAELDGLEREEKTPQNTTPKKKPPVFSKKPKFPLVSAVEPELIVEDKQTLANEEGSSFQVFSNVQKEVTICLPNPEVQESLSVEEVEKNDDKNSPESSTCESSTCPTDSQIEDPSQTPIIQEASGSVDDAVGTSEGEEEENGEDDEDALSSTAGCSKDDGEVFESNASNSPQTPGINGDILEDMVTPTRPRTTEDLFAAIHRSKRKVLGRRESEDERVRGHSSPPVTPTGPVPSFSSTLPRQTGSIQRSLRKSATSSDTFKALLLKKGSRSEGSFRMSAAEMLRTTDPRFQRTRSLDSSLDPTSPTAGLDSPCASPGRSKRVPEDWPRNEAILPRYSLSSPLSPSSVLGPKYGRSRTPPSAASSKYNSRSRIPSSPMTVICEKEGELTESGEGLDEPCPVSPLVSSTPVPQDSNGTLCEGES
- the nhsl1b gene encoding NHS-like protein 1 isoform X5, with product MPFHERTVEPRRLCRLKEDAGAPGAVLFASLDEVSSRALVVLLRQLSDVSRHASDIFRGVELQTALVFQRSSRIQQRLDSLHTAVSQLSAKQVKVPVSNLDEESKWTVHYTAPWHQQENVFLPASRPACVEELHRQAKVNLKTALRDCDKLRKDGFRSSQYYSQGPTFSGSVHSRSSQLEDEDDDDVDDKSTASSAEEDKSSSAMRAHTALKAEGAEVDGQESCFTPLPTPEEKMRQQAQAILTDIVPINVTVKGRGGELRPQSMFIPGQFSTLERSGSVSSTLRRSVTRDSGCQTEEVKIVPPSVRRIRAQRGQGIAAQMAGMSTSASNISTVPNDHSPGSPVHAMAPRFNGDPQRFHSLPRGARVSLNAELLNSSTSCRPEDSAVPAPRQIGKLQVDETAVHMRNAPRISTSARPKSQEVRGSHGDWGTACVVSPHAAYSTSLIPNATLSCSAEVIALHSTSSQGQQLHARPLRISSSVNGESSTSVATSAETGDTDMQEAGQSDSSLNSHSTIAAGTASSDEQWIYDTPENVLPRRPLTSSCSTPINHLYNSLERSSKGTDSSSLYSMDNDGYYTSMHLDSGLRPKGNSIAGRAARHSMYECIGQPGDRSSIYSNQSLSRSISLRKSKKPPLPPARTDSLQRKPKNNNGVNASNGSILNESLIATLQQSLQNGLKGKGSLTSPSQSPCSDYEDPWMLRPRSQSSLSAGSSSVSAAGMANVYSICHVTPSHSDTSSLRSDYAESWGYYMDYPRLHSDQAQSPAHTNTVSNGGQPGIMTNGQHIHSDIQTTLPPAEGNMSAKPQVNTSSPDRVHRLTSPSSGYSSQSNTPTAGTPVPSFMRSMSPSGCKPKPRVPERKSSLLSSVSISSSSTSLSSNTSDSVRNNIPPLPPPLPHSSVSLSPLTPESFAPPLPPCSPVYTPSQTFPPAPPLPSTPQHEVSLSPLSINSSPEFPPPPPPEVLNDHSMLHNGSFSPTLHPPLPPPPPLLPPTVTAHMPPQPPSLPTLTPIIPSSASLKGIKDRLKPVNSERRSISVHSEEFGKSAMPLITPFALQSVQLRSVKQLENSEDSSKSQEVETEQISAKPGTTENFKQLEHLTVLPLASCSTPEINGTSPSTENIISKDKNQGEIPLYQTKSGEELPYEATTYPSSDFISHTLAKAELDGLEREEKTPQNTTPKKKPPVFSKKPKFPLVSAVEPELIVEDKQTLANEEGSSFQVFSNVQKEVTICLPNPEVQESLSVEEVEKNDDKNSPESSTCESSTCPTDSQIEDPSQTPIIQEASGSVDDAVGTSEGEEEENGEDDEDALSSTAGCSKDDGEVFESNASNSPQTPGINGDILEDMVTPTRPRTTEDLFAAIHRSKRKVLGRRESEDERVRGHSSPPVTPTGPVPSFSSTLPRQTGSIQRSLRKSATSSDTFKALLLKKGSRSEGSFRMSAAEMLRTTDPRFQRTRSLDSSLDPTSPTAGLDSPCASPGRSKRVPEDWPRNEAILPRYSLSSPLSPSSVLGPKYGRSRTPPSAASSKYNSRSRIPSSPMTVICEKEGELTESGEGLDEPCPVSPLVSSTPVPQDSNGTLCEGES
- the nhsl1b gene encoding NHS-like protein 1 isoform X8; its protein translation is MRKEKPSGSLGRERDKKEKATSVTRTLSWLSGSSLSRRTRKLFRSHNDLNAISHTAHRDQGKDDDDWVYEPQHYIAVSNLDEESKWTVHYTAPWHQQENVFLPASRPACVEELHRQAKVNLKTALRDCDKLRKDGFRSSQYYSQGPTFSGSVHSRSSQLEDEDDDDVDDKSTASSAEEDKSSSAMRAHTALKAEGAEVDGQESCFTPLPTPEEKMRQQAQAILTDIVPINVTVKGRGGELRPQSMFIPGQFSTLERSGSVSSTLRRSVTRDSGCQTEEVKIVPPSVRRIRAQRGQGIAAQMAGMSTSASNISTVPNDHSPGSPVHAMAPRFNGDPQRFHSLPRGARVSLNAELLNSSTSCRPEDSAVPAPRQIGKLQVDETAVHMRNAPRISTSARPKSQEVRGSHGDWGTACVVSPHAAYSTSLIPNATLSCSAEVIALHSTSSQGQQLHARPLRISSSVNGESSTSVATSAETGDTDMQEAGQSDSSLNSHSTIAAGTASSDEQWIYDTPENVLPRRPLTSSCSTPINHLYNSLERSSKGTDSSSLYSMDNDGYYTSMHLDSGLRPKGNSIAGRAARHSMYECIGQPGDRSSIYSNQSLSRSISLRKSKKPPLPPARTDSLQRKPKNNNGVNASNGSILNESLIATLQQSLQNGLKGKGSLTSPSQSPCSDYEDPWMLRPRSQSSLSAGSSSVSAAGMANVYSICHVTPSHSDTSSLRSDYAESWGYYMDYPRLHSDQAQSPAHTNTVSNGGQPGIMTNGQHIHSDIQTTLPPAEGNMSAKPQVNTSSPDRVHRLTSPSSGYSSQSNTPTAGTPVPSFMRSMSPSGCKPKPRVPERKSSLLSSVSISSSSTSLSSNTSDSVRNNIPPLPPPLPHSSVSLSPLTPESFAPPLPPCSPVYTPSQTFPPAPPLPSTPQHEVSLSPLSINSSPEFPPPPPPEVLNDHSMLHNGSFSPTLHPPLPPPPPLLPPTVTAHMPPQPPSLPTLTPIIPSSASLKGIKDRLKPVNSERRSISVHSEEFGKSAMPLITPFALQSVQLRSVKQLENSEDSSKSQEVETEQISAKPGTTENFKQLEHLTVLPLASCSTPEINGTSPSTENIISKDKNQGEIPLYQTKSGEELPYEATTYPSSDFISHTLAKAELDGLEREEKTPQNTTPKKKPPVFSKKPKFPLVSAVEPELIVEDKQTLANEEGSSFQVFSNVQKEVTICLPNPEVQESLSVEEVEKNDDKNSPESSTCESSTCPTDSQIEDPSQTPIIQEASGSVDDAVGTSEGEEEENGEDDEDALSSTAGCSKDDGEVFESNASNSPQTPGINGDILEDMVTPTRPRTTEDLFAAIHRSKRKVLGRRESEDERVRGHSSPPVTPTGPVPSFSSTLPRQTGSIQRSLRKSATSSDTFKALLLKKGSRSEGSFRMSAAEMLRTTDPRFQRTRSLDSSLDPTSPTAGLDSPCASPGRSKRVPEDWPRNEAILPRYSLSSPLSPSSVLGPKYGRSRTPPSAASSKYNSRSRIPSSPMTVICEKEGELTESGEGLDEPCPVSPLVSSTPVPQDSNGTLCEGES
- the nhsl1b gene encoding NHS-like protein 1 isoform X7, with the translated sequence MSCVKAVSNLDEESKWTVHYTAPWHQQENVFLPASRPACVEELHRQAKVNLKTALRDCDKLRKDGFRSSQYYSQGPTFSGSVHSRSSQLEDEDDDDVDDKSTASSAEEDKSSSAMRAHTALKAEGAEVDGQESCFTPLPTPEEKMRQQAQAILTDIVPINVTGETFDRQASVRRSLINTDTLARRPKKVKRRKTISGLPDNVQQELVKGRGGELRPQSMFIPGQFSTLERSGSVSSTLRRSVTRDSGCQTEEVKIVPPSVRRIRAQRGQGIAAQMAGMSTSASNISTVPNDHSPGSPVHAMAPRFNGDPQRFHSLPRGARVSLNAELLNSSTSCRPEDSAVPAPRQIGKLQVDETAVHMRNAPRISTSARPKSQEVRGSHGDWGTACVVSPHAAYSTSLIPNATLSCSAEVIALHSTSSQGQQLHARPLRISSSVNGESSTSVATSAETGDTDMQEAGQSDSSLNSHSTIAAGTASSDEQWIYDTPENVLPRRPLTSSCSTPINHLYNSLERSSKGTDSSSLYSMDNDGYYTSMHLDSGLRPKGNSIAGRAARHSMYECIGQPGDRSSIYSNQSLSRSISLRKSKKPPLPPARTDSLQRKPKNNNGVNASNGSILNESLIATLQQSLQNGLKGKGSLTSPSQSPCSDYEDPWMLRPRSQSSLSAGSSSVSAAGMANVYSICHVTPSHSDTSSLRSDYAESWGYYMDYPRLHSDQAQSPAHTNTVSNGGQPGIMTNGQHIHSDIQTTLPPAEGNMSAKPQVNTSSPDRVHRLTSPSSGYSSQSNTPTAGTPVPSFMRSMSPSGCKPKPRVPERKSSLLSSVSISSSSTSLSSNTSDSVRNNIPPLPPPLPHSSVSLSPLTPESFAPPLPPCSPVYTPSQTFPPAPPLPSTPQHEVSLSPLSINSSPEFPPPPPPEVLNDHSMLHNGSFSPTLHPPLPPPPPLLPPTVTAHMPPQPPSLPTLTPIIPSSASLKGIKDRLKPVNSERRSISVHSEEFGKSAMPLITPFALQSVQLRSVKQLENSEDSSKSQEVETEQISAKPGTTENFKQLEHLTVLPLASCSTPEINGTSPSTENIISKDKNQGEIPLYQTKSGEELPYEATTYPSSDFISHTLAKAELDGLEREEKTPQNTTPKKKPPVFSKKPKFPLVSAVEPELIVEDKQTLANEEGSSFQVFSNVQKEVTICLPNPEVQESLSVEEVEKNDDKNSPESSTCESSTCPTDSQIEDPSQTPIIQEASGSVDDAVGTSEGEEEENGEDDEDALSSTAGCSKDDGEVFESNASNSPQTPGINGDILEDMVTPTRPRTTEDLFAAIHRSKRKVLGRRESEDERVRGHSSPPVTPTGPVPSFSSTLPRQTGSIQRSLRKSATSSDTFKALLLKKGSRSEGSFRMSAAEMLRTTDPRFQRTRSLDSSLDPTSPTAGLDSPCASPGRSKRVPEDWPRNEAILPRYSLSSPLSPSSVLGPKYGRSRTPPSAASSKYNSRSRIPSSPMTVICEKEGELTESGEGLDEPCPVSPLVSSTPVPQDSNGTLCEGES